The stretch of DNA ACTATCATGGCCACAACCTGCAATATTTTTTGTTTTTATGGTCACACATTTGGTTATAGTCTTTACAAAAAAGCTGTTTTCGTAGCCACAAATGGTCACATTACCAGCGAACTTCCTGCTCCTTACCGGTTATCCACTGTCTCTCAATATAAGTGATGATTCATCATATAAAGGTGATTACAGATGCTGCCGGGACTTGAATTATCCATTATCATCCGCTTTATTTTCCAAAGCAACAGCGCCAAACTCTCTTAAATATGCATAGACCAAAGAGAAGAGAAACAAGGAAGCCGAGTATTGCAATAATGATAGTGAAAGTAGCACCAATGGTTTCTAGTCCAAGGAGCGAGAAGAAACCAGGGATTGCAGGTGTTGTCCCCCACACCGTTAGCAGCAGCAGCACTACACCCACTAAAAACCCTAGGAACATCTCAAAAATACTACACATAGGATGTTTCGTAAGCACAGAAATCCACCTCCTTTCATAGGAATAACTGTCCTACCATATAATACGTGGCTGCTTGAGAGCCCGTTAAAGAGAAACGCACAGAGAAGCTAAAAAAGTATCAATGAAAGTATCAATGAAAGATCCCTGATATCCGTAAAATTTTTTCATTCTACTGCTGCGCAAGGAAAAGGGGACCATCGCTTTCCAAGCAAAGCGATATAAAAGCGCTATCGTAGTGAAAGCTGTCCAGGAAGCAAGCCGGCGCTAAAGGATTATTATCAAACAAACGAGGCATGGGTAATAACGAATAATACGTTCACCAAAAACGACTGTAACTGCGC from Domibacillus sp. DTU_2020_1001157_1_SI_ALB_TIR_016 encodes:
- a CDS encoding ABC transporter: MLTKHPMCSIFEMFLGFLVGVVLLLLTVWGTTPAIPGFFSLLGLETIGATFTIIIAILGFLVSLLFGLCIFKRVWRCCFGK